Proteins from one Polynucleobacter wuianus genomic window:
- the hemE gene encoding uroporphyrinogen decarboxylase has protein sequence MAVQLENDLFIRACFCRETDRTPVWLMRQAGRYLPEYRKTRSKAGSFLDLAKNPDFATEVTLQPIDRFDLDAAILFSDILTIPDAMGLELSFENGDGPRFAKPLSSEHEVKQLRSADMEQLQYVFDAVSSIAKALTSNGKQQVPLIGFSGSPWTLACYMIEGSGSRDFSLAKKMLYERPDLLKKILDINIQSVSEYLRLQIDAGAQAVMIFDTWGGLLTSEDYLQYSLGPMSKIVKDIRSNPKYDPVPIILFTKGGGIWLSDIANSGADVLGIDWTINLARARGLINHASSRHIAIQGNLDPSILLSNPQEIEKRVQQCFEDLSTVKVLEGSPLDGHIFNLGHGISQFTPPENVAALVSKVRQCSADLRLAKV, from the coding sequence ATGGCAGTTCAGTTAGAAAACGATTTATTCATCAGAGCCTGTTTTTGTCGCGAAACTGACAGAACGCCTGTTTGGCTGATGCGTCAGGCTGGTAGATATTTGCCTGAGTATCGAAAGACCAGATCTAAGGCGGGAAGTTTCCTAGATCTCGCTAAAAATCCCGATTTTGCTACCGAAGTAACGCTGCAGCCAATCGATCGTTTTGACTTGGACGCTGCAATTTTATTTTCGGACATCTTAACAATTCCCGATGCCATGGGATTGGAGTTATCGTTTGAAAATGGCGATGGGCCTCGGTTTGCCAAGCCTTTAAGTTCTGAGCATGAGGTGAAGCAATTGCGCAGCGCCGACATGGAGCAGTTGCAGTATGTATTTGATGCGGTTAGCTCAATAGCAAAGGCGCTAACTTCAAATGGTAAGCAGCAAGTACCTTTGATTGGATTTTCTGGAAGTCCTTGGACCTTAGCTTGCTACATGATTGAAGGTTCAGGCTCTCGCGACTTTTCCTTGGCCAAGAAAATGCTGTATGAGCGGCCTGATCTTTTGAAGAAAATTCTAGATATCAATATTCAATCAGTTAGTGAATATTTGCGCCTACAAATAGATGCAGGTGCACAGGCTGTGATGATCTTTGATACATGGGGTGGTTTATTAACTTCAGAGGATTATTTGCAATACTCTCTTGGGCCGATGTCAAAGATTGTTAAAGACATCCGTAGTAATCCTAAATATGATCCAGTACCTATCATCTTATTTACCAAAGGAGGGGGCATTTGGTTAAGTGATATTGCTAATTCAGGAGCCGATGTATTGGGCATAGACTGGACCATCAATTTAGCTAGGGCCCGTGGGCTGATTAATCATGCAAGTAGCCGACATATAGCTATACAAGGGAACCTTGATCCATCTATCCTTCTATCCAATCCACAAGAGATTGAAAAAAGGGTTCAGCAATGCTTTGAAGATTTATCAACCGTAAAGGTGCTAGAGGGAAGTCCATTAGATGGGCATATATTTAATCTGGGTCATGGCATTAGCCAATTTACGCCGCCAGAAAATGTTGCCGCACTAGTCTCCAAGGTCCGTCAATGTTCGGCTGATCTTAGGCTAGCCAAAGTTTAG
- a CDS encoding nitroreductase family protein, whose protein sequence is MASSNLDSLGGFADALIHSRQHVSPKRLIAPGPNPSQKLEILNAAGAAPDHGKVTPWHFYEVSPESRNLLGGLFADSLMARDPNATPTQLDEAKQKAFRGPLLLLATAKLNNALDNIPEQEKLISAGCAIQNILLMANALGFGSGLSSGKALYSQKMRELFLLKDKEEPLCFITIGTISAHKPNKQRPDASSYSSVF, encoded by the coding sequence TTGGCTTCTAGCAATTTAGATTCGCTCGGTGGCTTTGCAGATGCCCTGATCCATAGTCGCCAACATGTTTCACCTAAAAGACTTATTGCGCCTGGCCCTAACCCATCCCAGAAATTAGAAATTCTGAATGCCGCTGGAGCCGCACCCGATCATGGGAAGGTAACGCCTTGGCACTTTTATGAAGTTAGCCCTGAAAGTCGCAATTTATTAGGCGGCCTATTTGCAGATTCCCTTATGGCAAGAGATCCCAACGCAACACCAACCCAACTTGATGAAGCAAAGCAGAAAGCCTTTCGGGGCCCCTTACTGCTACTGGCAACTGCCAAGCTAAACAATGCGCTAGATAATATTCCTGAACAAGAAAAACTCATCTCCGCGGGATGTGCAATTCAGAATATTTTACTAATGGCTAACGCTTTAGGGTTTGGCTCAGGGCTATCAAGCGGTAAGGCTCTATATAGCCAAAAGATGAGGGAGTTATTTTTACTTAAGGATAAAGAGGAGCCTCTGTGCTTCATCACTATCGGTACTATCTCAGCTCATAAACCCAATAAACAAAGACCTGATGCAAGTTCCTACAGCTCAGTTTTCTAA
- a CDS encoding nuclear transport factor 2 family protein has translation MEQKLPLPPFNTESAIQKIRMAEDAWNTRDPEKVSLVYTEDTIWRNRSEFPKGRDQVKEFLQRKWAKELDYRLIKELWAFTDNRIAVRFAYECRDDSGNWSRSFGNENWEFNENGFMMRRFASINDLPIKESDRKFFWPLGRRPDDHPGLSHFGF, from the coding sequence ATGGAACAGAAACTGCCCCTACCTCCCTTTAATACGGAATCTGCGATTCAAAAGATTCGAATGGCTGAAGATGCCTGGAATACCCGAGACCCAGAAAAGGTTTCCTTGGTGTACACGGAAGATACTATTTGGAGAAATAGATCTGAATTTCCGAAAGGCCGAGATCAAGTAAAAGAGTTTCTCCAGCGTAAATGGGCCAAGGAGCTTGACTATCGATTAATTAAAGAGTTATGGGCATTCACAGATAACCGCATCGCGGTTCGCTTTGCTTACGAGTGCCGGGATGATTCTGGGAACTGGTCACGAAGCTTTGGCAACGAGAATTGGGAGTTCAATGAAAATGGTTTCATGATGAGACGTTTTGCCAGCATCAATGATCTACCCATCAAAGAATCAGATCGAAAATTCTTTTGGCCTCTTGGAAGACGGCCTGATGATCACCCGGGGCTGAGTCATTTTGGCTTCTAG
- a CDS encoding HPP family protein, translated as MKNIFNKLINFFNEIAPPQGQYSWFDKLRVSIGVGVTILVIAFLNHLWGDMTQDENMVTAVFGVSALCIFLFPDSKFFSPLVLIEANLLASCVAFICVYIFPSVSLGIPVGIIATIVGMYLLKCIHPPAVFLSIFIVMAGTNSYDFALHPVLADSMVLALAAFANKELMKYWARRS; from the coding sequence ATGAAAAATATTTTCAATAAATTGATTAATTTCTTTAATGAAATTGCACCACCCCAGGGACAATATTCTTGGTTTGATAAGCTCAGAGTATCTATTGGTGTGGGCGTAACCATCCTTGTGATAGCCTTCTTGAATCACCTATGGGGTGATATGACGCAAGATGAGAATATGGTGACGGCTGTATTTGGAGTAAGTGCACTATGCATTTTTCTCTTTCCCGATAGCAAGTTCTTTTCTCCATTGGTATTGATCGAGGCAAATTTATTGGCCTCCTGCGTCGCCTTCATTTGTGTTTATATTTTTCCATCAGTTTCCTTGGGTATTCCGGTTGGCATTATTGCCACAATAGTTGGTATGTACTTGCTAAAGTGCATCCATCCGCCAGCTGTTTTCTTAAGTATTTTTATTGTGATGGCCGGCACAAATAGTTATGATTTTGCCCTACACCCCGTTTTAGCTGACTCTATGGTTTTAGCCCTGGCGGCTTTTGCAAATAAGGAATTAATGAAGTATTGGGCCCGCAGATCTTAG
- a CDS encoding cobalamin B12-binding domain-containing protein has protein sequence MFMNLSKLVSIAGFKKKSTHDDFKLDKQQTIKASNDMWEDCLVSNAPTKSTFKQDKNTHPIEKACTEGEYLESLVKTIEGNILPHIIEQHLDSSIPAQIPVKQTIDQKAVEELTKLVLEEDARISVDYVKEIHASGTALEDIYLLLLTPVARKLGEMWEEDESSFTEVTIALWRIKQLMYDLSPVFQQYAEQGKTGSSIMLVPLPGSQHNLGLFMVSEFFAKAGWRIWGELAATEEDIVSMAANEWFDIVGLSASVREQFPQLKELIKSIKAKSKNPNVGVIIGSPVFNQFPELIEDIGADMVGMDAEDALEKATFYVERLR, from the coding sequence ATGTTCATGAATTTATCCAAGCTGGTGAGCATTGCGGGGTTTAAGAAGAAATCTACTCACGATGATTTCAAATTGGATAAACAACAGACGATCAAAGCGTCTAATGATATGTGGGAAGATTGCTTAGTATCTAATGCACCCACTAAGTCAACATTTAAGCAAGATAAAAATACTCATCCAATAGAAAAAGCCTGTACAGAAGGCGAGTACCTTGAGTCACTGGTTAAAACCATTGAGGGAAACATTCTCCCTCATATTATTGAGCAACATCTAGATTCATCTATCCCGGCGCAAATACCGGTCAAGCAAACGATTGATCAAAAAGCAGTAGAAGAATTAACTAAATTAGTTTTGGAAGAAGATGCTCGTATTTCCGTTGACTATGTAAAAGAAATCCATGCTTCTGGAACTGCCTTAGAAGATATTTATTTGCTCCTGCTAACTCCTGTGGCCAGAAAATTAGGAGAGATGTGGGAAGAGGATGAATCTAGCTTTACAGAGGTCACAATAGCGCTTTGGCGAATTAAGCAACTAATGTATGACTTAAGTCCTGTTTTCCAGCAATATGCTGAGCAGGGTAAAACTGGCTCTAGCATTATGTTGGTTCCATTGCCTGGCTCACAGCATAACTTGGGCCTCTTCATGGTCTCTGAGTTTTTTGCAAAGGCTGGGTGGCGCATATGGGGTGAATTAGCTGCTACCGAAGAAGATATTGTTTCTATGGCTGCAAACGAATGGTTTGACATTGTCGGTTTATCAGCTAGTGTTCGAGAGCAATTTCCGCAGTTGAAAGAATTAATTAAGAGTATTAAAGCTAAGTCTAAAAATCCTAATGTAGGTGTCATCATCGGCAGCCCTGTTTTTAATCAGTTCCCCGAGCTAATAGAGGATATTGGGGCGGATATGGTTGGTATGGATGCTGAGGATGCGCTTGAAAAAGCCACTTTTTATGTTGAGCGATTACGCTAA
- a CDS encoding NAD(P)/FAD-dependent oxidoreductase produces the protein MSSAHRIVIVGGGAGGLELATKLGDDSGSNKTSITLVDKNRTHIWKPKLHEVAAGSMDLADQELDYIAQAHWHHFKFRLGELISIDRERKQIQIAPVVDEAGELVTPIQTIPYDTLIISIGSLTNDFGTEGVAQYAQRLESLADAKRFHLRLVNACLRAQAQSDPLAPHQLKVAIIGAGATGVELAAELHRTTRAIISFGMDRVDPEKDLKVILIEAAPKILPALSNRISTAAQKLLLDLGVEVITNAKVQKVLPDKVLLSDGVEIPAELIVWAAGVKAPDFLKGIGGLETNHVNQLLVLPSLQTTLDQNIFAIGDCAACPWPEANNGKGGIVPPRAQAAHQQATHIYKQINRIMSHEPLKPYAYRDFGSLVSLGEYSSVGSMMGGLIGGSLMVEGLFAKCMYISLYKMHQLALHGWVKVALDTLSRLIHRRTHSIVKLH, from the coding sequence ATGTCAAGCGCACATCGAATAGTCATAGTGGGTGGAGGCGCAGGCGGGCTTGAGTTAGCAACCAAATTAGGCGATGACTCAGGATCTAATAAAACAAGTATTACTCTTGTTGATAAGAATAGAACGCATATTTGGAAGCCAAAACTCCATGAGGTAGCTGCAGGCTCTATGGATCTTGCTGATCAAGAGTTAGACTATATTGCTCAAGCGCATTGGCACCATTTTAAATTTCGATTGGGTGAGCTAATCAGTATTGATCGAGAGCGAAAGCAAATCCAAATTGCTCCTGTTGTTGATGAAGCGGGTGAATTGGTAACTCCAATACAAACGATTCCATATGACACGCTGATTATTTCCATAGGTAGTTTGACAAACGATTTTGGGACGGAAGGTGTTGCCCAATATGCACAAAGACTGGAATCACTGGCCGATGCAAAGCGCTTTCATTTACGTTTGGTTAATGCCTGTTTAAGAGCACAAGCTCAGTCCGACCCTTTGGCTCCTCATCAGCTTAAAGTGGCAATTATTGGTGCAGGAGCAACTGGAGTTGAGCTTGCTGCAGAGTTACATAGAACTACTCGCGCAATCATTTCTTTTGGAATGGATAGAGTTGATCCAGAAAAAGATCTAAAAGTGATATTGATCGAAGCGGCCCCTAAAATATTGCCAGCACTATCTAATCGGATTTCCACCGCTGCTCAAAAACTATTGCTAGATCTTGGTGTTGAAGTCATAACCAACGCAAAGGTGCAAAAAGTACTGCCGGATAAGGTATTGCTTTCAGATGGCGTTGAAATACCTGCTGAATTAATTGTCTGGGCAGCCGGAGTGAAGGCGCCTGATTTCCTTAAGGGTATTGGCGGTCTAGAAACTAATCACGTCAATCAATTGTTAGTCTTGCCGTCATTGCAAACTACTTTGGACCAAAATATCTTTGCGATTGGAGATTGTGCGGCCTGCCCATGGCCCGAAGCAAATAATGGCAAGGGGGGTATTGTGCCACCACGCGCTCAAGCAGCGCACCAACAGGCAACGCATATTTACAAACAAATTAATCGGATCATGAGTCATGAGCCCCTGAAACCTTATGCGTATCGGGATTTTGGATCTCTAGTTTCTCTTGGTGAGTACAGCAGTGTCGGCAGCATGATGGGCGGTCTCATTGGTGGCAGCCTTATGGTGGAGGGGCTATTCGCTAAATGTATGTACATTAGCCTTTATAAGATGCACCAATTAGCACTTCATGGTTGGGTAAAAGTAGCTTTAGACACTCTGAGTCGATTAATTCATCGTAGGACCCACTCGATTGTTAAGTTGCATTAG
- a CDS encoding HPP family protein, translating into MERFRSVLGVALGLLAMISLGLLLESYGGASPWIVASMGASAFLLFVLPSSPMAQPWAVIGGSCVSAFVGVICTHFIHELILLIPLSVGLAILAMFTLRCLHAPAAALALLIPLSGLTDFHFVLFPVLGNSVLLVLCAVIYNSLTGKPYPHRPKALIDSSPLQQRDRKIEDEEIDAVLERYNQVLDISKDDLANLISQVEHGAYQKKLQSMLCKNIMTTDVVYVIMDSPLDQAWNLLRKRHVKALPVIDGARRVLGIITLEDFLKSAAVDFHQTFGQRIRGFMRTAVPGLNSFPNAVGQVMSKPVRVISEDRNMLDLAEIFCGDGHHHIPVINDNRQLVGMITQSDFVKAIDQSIDIR; encoded by the coding sequence TTGGAGCGGTTTAGGTCAGTTTTAGGGGTTGCGTTGGGCTTACTAGCTATGATCAGCCTTGGCTTATTGCTTGAAAGTTATGGTGGCGCATCGCCATGGATAGTTGCCTCGATGGGGGCTAGCGCTTTTTTATTATTTGTATTGCCTTCAAGTCCAATGGCACAACCTTGGGCGGTTATAGGGGGTAGTTGTGTTTCTGCTTTTGTGGGTGTTATCTGCACGCACTTTATCCATGAATTGATATTATTAATTCCTCTGTCGGTTGGACTTGCAATCTTGGCAATGTTTACTTTACGTTGTTTGCATGCACCCGCTGCAGCTTTAGCGCTATTAATCCCTCTGAGCGGATTGACAGATTTTCATTTTGTACTCTTCCCAGTCTTAGGTAATTCTGTCTTACTAGTTTTGTGCGCAGTAATTTATAACTCCCTAACGGGAAAGCCGTATCCACATCGCCCAAAAGCGCTGATAGACTCATCCCCATTACAACAGCGCGACCGTAAAATTGAAGATGAAGAAATTGATGCTGTTTTAGAAAGATATAACCAAGTCCTTGATATCAGCAAGGATGACTTAGCTAATTTAATTTCTCAAGTTGAGCATGGGGCATATCAAAAGAAGCTACAAAGTATGTTGTGTAAAAATATTATGACAACAGATGTCGTGTATGTGATTATGGATTCACCTTTGGATCAGGCATGGAATTTACTGCGCAAGCGTCATGTCAAAGCTTTGCCAGTTATAGATGGTGCAAGAAGAGTGCTTGGAATTATTACCCTAGAGGATTTTCTTAAAAGTGCAGCAGTGGATTTTCACCAAACCTTTGGACAGCGCATCAGGGGTTTTATGCGGACAGCTGTTCCCGGTTTAAATAGTTTCCCCAATGCTGTTGGGCAGGTGATGAGTAAGCCGGTAAGAGTGATTAGTGAAGATCGAAATATGCTTGACTTGGCTGAGATATTTTGTGGCGATGGTCATCACCATATCCCTGTAATTAATGATAATAGGCAGTTGGTAGGAATGATCACCCAATCTGACTTTGTGAAAGCTATTGACCAGTCCATTGATATTAGATGA
- a CDS encoding FMN-dependent NADH-azoreductase yields the protein MNTVLCLNCSIQGDNSHSRQLSNKLLERIKKTYSSVKIVSRDLVKDSLPHLNGAQFNAFITPPEQRTSEQKVLASQSDDLIKEISDADTVVLALPMYNFGIPSQLKSYFDNLARAGVTFKYTATGPLGLLTGKKSIVLATRGGLYFGTDKDTQTKYVKDFLSFIGITDVEFIYAEGLAISPEQKVKSLELANDIIEAMSL from the coding sequence ATGAATACCGTACTGTGTCTTAATTGCAGCATACAAGGCGATAACAGCCATTCACGACAGTTGTCTAATAAACTGCTTGAGCGTATTAAAAAAACGTATTCCAGCGTCAAAATTGTGAGTCGCGATTTAGTAAAGGATTCACTACCCCACTTAAATGGCGCGCAATTTAATGCGTTCATTACGCCGCCTGAGCAGCGTACAAGTGAGCAAAAAGTACTTGCTAGTCAATCCGATGATCTAATCAAAGAAATTAGCGATGCAGATACGGTAGTACTGGCTTTGCCTATGTATAACTTTGGAATTCCATCTCAGCTTAAATCTTACTTTGATAATTTAGCTAGAGCAGGTGTGACCTTTAAATATACAGCTACTGGTCCTTTAGGTTTGCTAACCGGTAAAAAGTCGATTGTTCTGGCTACTCGGGGTGGCCTCTATTTTGGAACTGATAAAGATACCCAAACAAAATACGTCAAAGATTTCCTTAGTTTTATCGGCATTACCGATGTGGAGTTCATTTATGCAGAAGGCTTGGCTATTTCACCGGAGCAAAAGGTCAAGAGCTTAGAGCTCGCCAATGATATTATTGAGGCGATGAGTCTATAA
- the ybiB gene encoding DNA-binding protein YbiB yields the protein MGITSFLKVIGRGSKGAGDLDRNQAKEVFTQILDGNVSDLELGAFCIAMRIKGESVSELMGFMDALQPHLNLLNLGTRPTIVLPSYNGARKQANLTPLLAGMLASYGFTVLVQGVEKDQTRVTSHEIFKSLGWPILNTKNEFGTLLTSNQPVFCPLNVILPALQRLLDVRERIGLRNTGHVLAKLINPTLQNPWQVSNYTHPEYPEKLREFFQLRSANAILMRGSEGEPTASLQRLPEMHFLPSNRNEVTSPEERFEDPNPFFEIDAISTASVTKQVLSGEVRCPSSILRQADQISTMAGLH from the coding sequence ATGGGCATCACATCATTCTTAAAGGTCATCGGCCGAGGCAGCAAGGGCGCTGGCGATCTTGATCGCAATCAGGCCAAAGAAGTATTCACTCAAATTCTAGATGGCAATGTCAGCGATCTAGAGCTGGGTGCATTTTGTATTGCTATGCGCATCAAGGGTGAGTCTGTCTCTGAGCTCATGGGCTTTATGGATGCCCTACAACCGCATCTGAATTTACTGAATCTTGGCACACGTCCAACCATAGTCTTACCAAGCTATAACGGGGCTAGAAAACAAGCAAACTTAACGCCACTTCTTGCTGGCATGCTTGCTAGTTATGGTTTTACAGTGCTTGTTCAGGGGGTCGAAAAAGATCAAACCAGGGTAACGAGCCATGAAATTTTTAAGTCCCTTGGCTGGCCAATTCTCAATACTAAGAATGAATTTGGAACCCTCCTAACTTCTAATCAACCAGTCTTTTGCCCTCTCAATGTTATCTTACCAGCGCTTCAAAGATTATTAGACGTCAGAGAAAGAATAGGCCTGCGAAATACCGGTCATGTGCTGGCAAAACTGATTAATCCAACGCTTCAAAACCCTTGGCAAGTTTCTAACTACACCCATCCAGAATACCCAGAAAAATTACGAGAGTTTTTCCAACTTCGTTCAGCAAATGCAATTTTGATGAGGGGAAGCGAGGGTGAACCAACTGCCTCCCTACAACGATTACCTGAAATGCATTTTTTGCCTTCAAATAGAAATGAAGTCACCAGCCCAGAAGAACGCTTCGAAGACCCGAATCCATTTTTCGAAATTGATGCCATATCAACAGCGTCTGTTACCAAGCAAGTACTCTCTGGAGAAGTCAGATGTCCGAGCTCAATCCTCAGGCAAGCTGATCAAATATCTACGATGGCTGGCTTACACTAA
- a CDS encoding HPP family protein: MLRIIKRLVWVSLGAIVALGLVLLATKPPTSPLLLASLGGSTIFLFGLTSAPAAQPRALFGGHLISALIGIVCYQLFDDALWVYLLAEVITLVVLLLTQTVHPPAGANPLIMIQAHAGFGHLVGVVLVGVTILAVVAAIWSRLTPGKTLHYPVKWNEPSPQSKDWSVWS, encoded by the coding sequence ATGCTCAGAATAATTAAACGTTTGGTATGGGTTTCATTGGGAGCAATCGTTGCGCTTGGCTTGGTTCTGCTTGCCACTAAACCCCCAACTTCACCATTACTACTTGCATCATTAGGTGGCTCAACAATATTTCTGTTTGGCTTAACTAGCGCCCCTGCAGCACAACCAAGAGCTTTATTTGGTGGGCACCTCATCAGCGCACTCATTGGTATTGTCTGTTACCAGCTTTTTGACGATGCTTTGTGGGTTTACTTGCTCGCAGAGGTAATTACTTTAGTGGTCTTATTGCTTACCCAAACTGTGCACCCACCAGCCGGAGCTAATCCACTCATCATGATCCAGGCTCACGCTGGCTTTGGCCATCTCGTAGGAGTTGTCTTGGTAGGCGTTACGATTCTTGCAGTTGTGGCAGCTATCTGGAGTCGTCTAACTCCAGGAAAGACTCTTCATTACCCAGTGAAATGGAATGAACCTTCACCGCAATCAAAGGACTGGAGTGTTTGGAGCTAA
- a CDS encoding winged helix-turn-helix domain-containing protein: MNINKYCAIFEALGFEIRLKIFKFIIQSGNEGVAPKNIIKEFDVDSGTLSFHLKKLEKVKLIAKKATGKRASYCVSPAMPKAVMQIFLAELVNESVGLMPLV; encoded by the coding sequence ATGAATATCAATAAGTATTGCGCCATTTTTGAGGCACTAGGTTTTGAGATTAGATTAAAAATATTTAAGTTCATTATTCAATCCGGAAATGAGGGTGTTGCACCCAAAAATATCATTAAGGAGTTTGATGTTGACTCAGGTACTTTAAGCTTTCATCTAAAAAAGCTAGAAAAGGTAAAGTTGATTGCAAAGAAAGCTACAGGAAAAAGAGCAAGTTATTGCGTCTCTCCTGCTATGCCAAAAGCAGTTATGCAGATATTTCTAGCAGAGCTTGTGAATGAGAGTGTCGGGCTCATGCCGCTGGTCTAA